Below is a genomic region from Zea mays cultivar B73 chromosome 9, Zm-B73-REFERENCE-NAM-5.0, whole genome shotgun sequence.
GCCGCTTCGTCCGCCGCGCCAGCGTCTCCTGCGTCGGCTGCGGCGTCATGGGCTGCCTTGGCAACAAGGTGAGGAGTAATAATACTTGGTCCTCCGAAATGGTGGTGGCCGCCGCCGGCTGCGCAGGCAAAAAGCAACTGACGAAGCGATGGAATAATGGCAGGGTGCCGTGTCCGTCCGGTTCTGGCTGCATGAAACGAGCTTCTGCTTCGTGTGCTGTCACCTCGCGTCGGGCGGGCGCGACGGCGACGAGGCGCACCGCAACGCCGACGCCACGGAGATCCTCTCCCGGACGGCCTTCCCGCGGGGCCAAGCGCTCAACTTGCCCTTGCCGCACAAGATTCTAGACCACGAGTAAGCCACACGCTACTGCTACTACCTGCTCCGATCCATCGATCTATCCACTTCCACTACCACTTCATCCCATGCCAGCCAGGAACAGAAAACAGATGCACAGGGAAAacgaaaaaaaataataataaagaaagcgAGATGCTGACGCGGAGACGCACCGCATGCATACGTATGTACATGCATGAACGCAACAACAAGTACACGGCCTCTCATTTTTATTTTACTCCATCGACGAATCGTATTATTGAATAATCCGGTAGCTGAACCGTCCACGGTACCGGTAAATCAAGGGCAGGTGTAGATATTTCCGTCACGATATATAAATATACTACCAATACTTTCACACACAAAAAAGGACCACTTAAACATATCATTTGAACGTGTCATATGTTGATTTCCATACGGCATATCCATAGAATAAAAGGAAACCGCAGCTAGAGAAGGCAAATTCAAAAGTATTTAGGCGGCGATCGTGGCAGGTCGTGTACCGACGCTGGTGCTGTACATATACGAGGTATAAAATACTTACATAACATCAGCTTAATTAATTGTTACTATTGTAACAATGCGATCGGTTGCATGCACGCACGTAGTCAAAACAAATACACGTACACACCCAGGCCCCAGTCCCACCGCCCCAGCGAAGACGGACCAGCGTtgaggcaaaggcaaggctttggCTTTGACGACCAGTTAAAACATATTAAAACTGCAATAAAAACATATtaaaattataaaactaattacaaaAAAACTATAATATCAAATATATATCCTATCAAAACATAATTACTGAAAAATAGTGCTATTTATTTAATACCATAAATGTTATTGTTTTATCATATAAACTCCGTTAAAGTTAAAACTATTTAAGTCCTTAATCTGATGACGAGCTCcgttttttttgtgtgtgtgtgcaGCCGGGTGATCCTTCTCGGGGACCTCAACTACAGGATCTCGCTGCCGGAGGCCAAGACGAGGCTGCTGGTGGAGCGGCAGGACTGGAAGACGCTGCTGGAGAACGACCAGCTGCGCGCCGAGGTGCGCCGCGGCGGCGCGTTCCAGGGCTGGAGCGAGGGGCCCATCGCCTTCTCCCCGACCTACAAGTACTGCCCCAACTCCGACGCCTACTACGGCTGCGCCACCGCCAGCGCCACCGCCGACGCCCGCCGGCACAAGCGGCGCGCGCCGGCGTGGTGCGACCGCATCCTGTGGCGCGGCGAGGGGATCCGGCAGGCCCGGTACGGCCGCTGCGAGTCCCGGCTGTCGGACCACCGCCCcgtgcgcgccgtcttcacggtgGAGGTGGGCGCGCCCGCGCCCGGGAGTAACCTCAACTCGCTCAGGAGCTTCTTCATGTCCGAGAGGTTCGACGGGGCTGGCAGCAGGAGCCCCGCCGCCGACCAGCTACTCCGCAGGGACGACGACGTCAACAGCGCCAGATTCAGCGACGCGCTTTGAGACACGCATGGGATGGGAGGGTGGAGATGGAATTGTCACTCCACTTCTCCGGTTGCGGATTGTACTTGCGCACAGACAGAAGATCGTATCTACAACATGCTGCTAAGATACAGAGatggtttttttctttttttttaaaaaaaaatccacCCTGTTCCCAACGTTCTGTAACTACTATACATTTGTACTCTTGTTGATCCAGTGAGTATGATTGGGCCTCAAGTCAAGTTTGTTGCCATGGGCAACCATGAATGACAACAGAAATCACAGAGAAAACTATATATATTCAGAGACAGCAGAATTCATTTAGTCGTTAGCTGCCGGTTAACTGAGCTGTGTTCAGACTTCAGAAATCAGAACCATATATATATAGCCGATTTTGCGTACGTCAGCAGTGCCCATTCACACAGAAAACTATTGTGGGAACTGTGTAGAGGTGTTATCCAACAAAACAATTTGTTACAGAAAACAAATCGTGGTGTCGTCATGAGCCACATAGCAGTCGGGCAGTTAATACGAAGGCTGCCAGTGGTTTCGAGCTCTCAATCTCAATCCATCCCCCTAGATTCAAGGGCTCTGTTTTTTTTTTTAGATAAATGATTCAAGGGCTATGATGTGAACGTTAAGATTGCCTCCTTGTTTCCTGCAGAACAAATGTCTTGATCCAAGACAAGGGTTGCTGCCTTGCTCTTGCATCGCATGTGATGCGAGACAGGCGTTTTGTCTCTAGTCTCTGCTCATCATTTAAACACGCTACTGATGTAATTGCAGATGTATACGAATGGCTGGTTCAAATCATCCTTGAAAAAAAAATTTGGTAGTATCGATTCATTTCACTCTCCTTAAAACAGAGCTCAAAATCCATCCTAGGTCTATTCAGAAGAAGGTTTTATGCACGTTAATCATGTGAGTCCTGAATCTGTACTAGGATCGGAGGCACATACATTGCGTGAAACCCTGAACCATATCAGGAGTCCCGTTCCATACGTTTCACAGTCTGAAATTAACGTACGAAGCTGGTCCTAAACAAGTGATCCCTGAAGATTCCCTCCAGTGCCCAGAGTAATTTCTATATTATGAAAGCAGAACGAAAACGGCGTCGGCTAGGCCATCCACGTCGTCTGAAATTCAGGTGGCCGTCGGATTTTTCGTGGACGCTCCCTAGCGGCTCGGTGTCTCCATGTGCCGTGAAGGTTCGAGAACCATCGTATGTTCACGAATCGATTTCCTGTCACACACAGGCTCTCTACGATACGGGAAGTCGGGAACCTTCCGGATGGACTCCTTCCTCAGCCATCGTAGCTTGCCTCGCGGCACTGGCGGCGGCTCCGCCCGGCCAGCACAACCGCAGTCCCAGTCTTCTAGACGAAGCGAACGTGCGACGGGAAAAACACGGCCCCCGTTGGTCGAATCCACGCCGGCGACGTCCCCTGCCACCGCCCAACTGAGTGGTACAGGTACACCGTACACCAATCCATCCGATctttgggcctaataccttggaacAAGCAAAGGGGTCGGACCCCTAAGGCGGCAGTGCTCCACTCCATCAAGCGATGCACGACGTCAATGGAAGACTCCGCCGGCCAGGAGGTCTGCGCCGTTCTTGGCATTGGGGACAACATCAAGGGCCTCTTGGCCACGCTGTCGCGCGTTGACACCATCATCTCCTATGATTCGTCCCCTCGCTCAACCTGCATCCTATCATACCCTATCCCGTGCCAAGTCCCTGATTCACGGTGGCTGTGTGGTAGTCGGTAACGCTGCATATGAACCTGGGCGACATCAAGTGCGAGGTGTTCTGCAACCAGGTGCCCCGCACGGCAGAGAACTTCTTGGCCCTCTACGCTAGCGGCTACTACGACAGCACTGTGTTCCACCGCAACATCAAGGCTTCATGGTATAAGGCGGCGACCCCATCGGTTCCGGCAATGCAGGGCCTCCATCTGGGCACCAAGTTCGCCGACGAGTTCAGGGAGTCCCAAGGTTGGTTGCTTGCTTAGTTCCTTTCTAGATTGCTTGCTTGCTttgtctgttgtttgatatttatcCTCTGATAAGAGCACGAACGAACCCTCGCTTGCTGATTACTGCTGATTTATTACTGGAATTGGTTGGTAGGTAGCACACTATGCAGTGCAGGGCCTAACAGCGGACCCAACGTCAACGGCAGCCGGTTCTTCATCACCTACGCCAAGCAGCCGTTCTGAAAAAAAAATTGAACAGAGTCACCCAAGAATGTGCATGTCTGGAATGACAGCTTCAGATTAACGACAACCACAATTTTCCAATTGTGTGGTTTTGATGGAGTCATGTATGGGTAACCAGGAGACCATCTGAATAAATCCGTATGCACTTCA
It encodes:
- the LOC103639378 gene encoding type IV inositol polyphosphate 5-phosphatase 9 encodes the protein MLENQKQAEVLWPRLVANKLFRKTSGSHAFVADFPATDGDGDVVFGGTEFDGGGCSPDPDDADASRCVKRARPQPQPQERNKKTLKYKLFASTWNVGGVAPPDELDLSDWLDGGGGDDDDGPYDMYVLGFQEVVPLRARNVLGADKKRVGMRWIELTRAALNRSSSSHAQRGGGSGGGSGSGDGGGGGRQKVHPVRDGGGGGGLACRDYRCVVSKQMVGVLLTVWVRSDLRRFVRRASVSCVGCGVMGCLGNKGAVSVRFWLHETSFCFVCCHLASGGRDGDEAHRNADATEILSRTAFPRGQALNLPLPHKILDHDRVILLGDLNYRISLPEAKTRLLVERQDWKTLLENDQLRAEVRRGGAFQGWSEGPIAFSPTYKYCPNSDAYYGCATASATADARRHKRRAPAWCDRILWRGEGIRQARYGRCESRLSDHRPVRAVFTVEVGAPAPGSNLNSLRSFFMSERFDGAGSRSPAADQLLRRDDDVNSARFSDAL